Part of the Dethiosulfovibrio russensis genome, GGGAGTCGACGATTTTGCATACTTCGCCGAACTCTGCCCTTCCTGCTATTTCATGCTGGGGGTAGGCAACGGAGGCAAGGGGATATCGGCCCCGCTGCACAGCCCCTATTTCGACCTGGACGAATCAGCCCTCCCCATAGGAGCGGCGATCCTAGCCAAATCCGCGGCAACCCTGTTGAAGGAGGGACTCACCGACCGAAAGCCTTGATAAACCGGCCCTTCCAGTCGGACAAGACCGACCATTCCGACGGGTCCAGTCTTTTGTCCTCCTCCCTCAGGGCAGAGAAGAACTCCCGCTTCACCCTCCAGGCCAGCCCCTGGAGGGTGGAACCTCCCAAAAGCACGTCCTCGACTCCGAAACTGAAGATATCGCCCAAAGCCCGTCCTTTTAAGGGGGCCATCAGAGCCAAGACCCTCCCCCACGGGCCATCAGAACGGGTAACCATGCAGACCTCCCCTCTTTTAAGAAGGACGAAGCATCCTACGGGAAAGGGCACCACCATACTCTCCAGCAGAGAGAAGGCCTTGGCGTCCAAGGCATCTCCCACGGACTTTCTCATCGTTCGCAGGACCTCCCAGGGAAGATATCCCGGGCGATAGGGACGGTCGGTGGCGATGGCGTCGTACACGTCGGCAACGGAGGCGAGACGGATTATCTTGGGGATCCTGTCGCCGGACAGAATATTCTCCCTGTTTCTAGGGCCGTATCCCTTGCCGTCCAACCTCTGATGATGGTGGATTATGATCCCCCTCGCCATGGGCATCACGTTCGGCTGGTTCCTCACGAGCTCCAGTCCATGCCAGGGATGGAGCCTCATCTCCTCCCACTCATCCTCGTTAAGCATGCCCGGTTTGTTGAGTATCTCCAGCGGGACCTTCAACTTTCCTATATCGTGTAGAACCGCTCCCAACCCCATGTTTATACCGTCCTGAAAGGTCCCCAGGGGAAGCCAACCGTCCTCTATGGCCTCCCTATACAGGGCAAGGGACAACACAGCCACGGACCAACAGTGGTCGAAGGTCACCTTGTCCATATCAGCCACTGCCTTCAGACTGCCCATGGTCAGAGAACCGCCTTTTGAAAGCTCCGCCATAACGGAAGAGAGCAAATCTGACAAGACCTCGATGTCTTTCACGGAAAGAGACATTTTCTCCACCGCGTTCGAGAAGATGGCCTCGACCTTTCGCCTGCCCTCCCTCTCCAGTTCGTGGGATAAAAGTCCTTGCGGAGTCTCGGACGGCCCATCGGAGTCGTCCTTTATGTATATCTGATCGATCTTCTGCCTGCGGATGGCGTTTATCAAAGCCCCCGATAGAGGGACCCCCTGGGTTACCAAGGGAATTCCTCCTGCTCCGAAGATGGGGCGTCCAACCACCATACCGGGTTCCAGATCGTCTATGGATGCTATATATATTGCCATCGTAAAACCCCCAAAATATAGCAACATTATGCACTATCCGAGTTGACCTCGCTAGGCCGCTCTCCTTGTTTACTAGCCTAGGATTACAGTATTATATAAAAAAAGGAGGCTTCGCCATGAGAAAATCGCAAAAACCGTTTTTCGCCTTCCTAGCTGCGATAGCCGCTCTAGTTACGTCGTTTAGCGCCGCTGAGGGATCGGATCTCGTGGAACCTCTGATCCTATGGTCCGAGGACAGAGTCACCGCGGCCGGACAGGGCGTCGCTCCAGAGTCGGTAGAGTCTCCCGGCAGAGCGAGGTTAATGGCTAGAAGGGCCGCCGTTTTGGACCTCAAGAGAAATCTTTTGGAGTTCGTAAACGGCATATCCATCCAGTCCACGACCACATTGAAGGATTTCATGGCCTACGACGAGGTAAAGACCTCCGTCGAGGGAACCATAAGAGGAGTCACCATAGAAAAAGGAACCTGGGACGGACAGATCTACACCGTCGTAGGATATCTACCTATGAAAAACCTCCGAGGAGCGGTTGCCTCGAAAGTTCCCGACCTGAAAAGCAGGGAGGTCCCCGCCTACGAAGGGACCGGGTTCGACCGCCTGGTGCTGAACCTGGGAGATCGTCCCTTCCAACCGTCCATGATACTAACCGTGGTATCCAGATCGGGAAAGCAGGTATACGGAGCTTCGTTCATGGACAAAGAGACCTTCGTCGAGAGAGGCGCGTTCTCCCTTGAAGAGGGCGAGGTCTCTTCAAGGGGTATCTCCTGGGGAAGTTCCCCCGCCTGGGCAGCAGAGGGAAAACCTCTGGTCATATCCGACGACATATCGGTCGCCCAGGACGGAACCTTGACCATATCGGACGAGGCCGCATCCATCATAGAGGCCAACGGTTTCGATTTCAGAATACCCTGCAACGTAACTATAATATCGAAAGCCGCGGCGGTCAGGGGAGACTCCGGAAAGGTAAGAGTAGCCAAACAGGTACTGCCCCAACAGGGTGATAGATGAGACATACCAAATACCTCCGGAGCAAGGGACTACTTCTACTCATCGTGACTACCTTCGGGACTATACTTGCCATGTATCCCCTGGACATGTTCGTCCGGTTGGATCGGATCCTCATGGACCGTTACACCGACTATCTCGCCCCTCCCGAGATGAAGGACAGAATCATCCTGGTCCTGGCACAGGAACCTTCCTTTATGGAGCTTGGAGGGTGGCCCTGGCCCAGGTCGGTACACGGGAGACTTCTTACTCAGTTGCACGATGCCCGTACAGTAGTGCTGGACATGATATTCCCGGAAAAATCGGTATCCTGGCAAGACCGTTTCCTGGCAGAAAAGGTTGCGGAACAGGGCAACTGCGTCGTTGCCTATCATCTGACGGAACAGAACGGAACGGTAGATCCAGTACTGCCATATCGAGATCTGGTTCTATCGGCGAAATCCTTCGGAGTCGCCAACGTAATTCCCGACGTAGACGGACTGTATCGGTTTCTCGTCCCTCTGTGGACCGTTGGAGAGAGAAGCCAGCCGTCTCTTCCTCTGGCCGCCGCTATTGCTCACGGAGAAGAGCCTCTGACCATCTCGAAAGAGGCGGGGCGAGCTACTCTCATGCTGGGAGATCGGGCCTTCCCCATAAACGACGGAGGAGGCATATGGATAACCCATCGTCCCCTGGAGGAGATACCTGTCTACGAGTACTCGGACGTCCTGGCAGGAAGGGTCCCCAAGGACGCCTTCGAGGACGCCTTGGTCGTAGTAGGAGTAAACGCAGCTGGACTGGGGATACAGGACACGGTCTCCCTCTACAGCCAAGGGGTGGTAAGGCCGATTCCCGGCGCCTCCTTCGTGGCTCTCTCTATAGCGACCCTTCTAGACCCTGGCGGCATCCGGTCGGTACCCAGACGCTACGAGACCTTGCTGAGCGTTTTCTCCATACTCTGTTGCGGAGCGATCGGACTTTTGGCTCCTCCGATATGGAGCTGGGTCGTAGTATCTATAATGGTTATCGGCACAACGACAATACCCTTTATACTCCTCTCTCTGTGGGGTCTTTGGCTATCTCCCGGTACGGCTGTTGTCCTGGGGCTCTCGTCCTATCTGATATCAGTGGCATACAGGCTGTTGGGGCTCTCTCGATCGGCTAGAATGGGAGCCCTTTATTCCAACCTTCTGGCCTCGATAACATTCGGAGCCTGGAAGAACGGGGATATCGGGAAATCGCCGGAGACGGTTCTGGATCGGGTTTGGCCTGAAATAGATAAGCTGACCTCCATAAAATTGATTAGAAAACACGTGTCATCCCGAGTCGTTTCCGAAGTCATGAAAAGAGGAGAGGTAATATCCCAGGACGACGGGACCTCCCTGGTGAAGCTTCCGGGAGACTCGGAAAGATACCACATGTTCATAAAACCACCATCAGGATGGGAAGGGCTGGTGGAACTCGGCTGGACCGGCGAGATCTCCGAGGAGGATCTCGGGAGCGCCGTCGCTGTCGTCCTGACAGCCTGCTGGTTCTCCGTGGCTCTACAGAGAGAACAGCAAAGGGCTCAGGCCATACAGGGCGCCATAAAGGCCATAGTGGCAGCGGTCGACGCCAAGGATCAGGACACCAGGGGACATTCCGACAGGGTAGCCTCACTATCGAGGGAGCTGGCAATGGCCATGGACCTTTCGGACGACTTCGTAGAAGAGCTATACCTGGGAGCAACCCTGCACGACGTGGGCAAGATCGGTATACCGGACGCCATCCTCCAGAAACCGGATAAACTTACCGAGGAGGAATATGGAAGGATAAAGGAACATCCATCCATCGGCAGGGATATCATGGCTACAGTTACCTTGAGCGAGGTGGCGAAAAAGGCGTTGCTGGAACACCACGAAAAGCTGGACGGAAGCGGATATCCTCTGGGATTGAAGGGGGAGGAGATAAGCCTGGCCGGAAGAATCGTGGCTGTGGCAGACACCTTCGACGCCTTATCCAGCAGAAGGAGCTACAAAGAAGGCTGGGATCTCAAGGACATATTGGAGCTCTTCGACCGGGACTCGGGGACACTGTTCGACCCTCAGGTGGTTGAGGCCCTTCACAGGATAGGCCCCTCCTGGTACGAGAGAAACCATAGAGACATATAAGACGTAAGGTGCGAGACCCTTGGGTCTCGCACCTTACGTCTTTCGTCCGGGTCTCCTCGGAGAGATTCCCTAGAGTATCTTTTCCATCTCGGAGAGCGCTTTTTTCAGTGAAGCCACGTATCTATCGGCCAGGTCTCCGTCGCTCTTCCAGGAGGCCACGTGGAAGATAAGCTCTCCCCGCCTGGAAAGGTATCTGGAGCTCAGCCCTCCGGGCTCCACCGGACCGTAGCCAGCCAGCCTCAGCCCGTCGCCTCTGGTGGTGCTGGAGGAGATGACGTTTCTGGTCAGCCTTCGCCAGGCGGGAGAGCTATAGAGCTCCGGCTCTTTAGGGATATTCAGATCGTCGCCTCTCTCCCTCCATATCCTTCGCAGAAGGGATAGATGTCCCTCCGGCCCCTTGCCGTCCATGCACTGAGCTATCCTGTCCCTGTGGGCTTCCCCCGCCTTCTGAAGAAGGGACTTCAGCGTCTCGCCATCGGACTTCCCCGACAGAAAGGCGTCGACGAAAGCCGCGGACTCGGCGGTCAGAGGCCTGGTTCCCTCGGTTCTGCCACCTTCGAAACGACGCAGCTGAACAGATTCGTAGACGCTCTGCCACTCGTCCCATATCTCTTTTTGAGCCATAAGCATGGCGGTCTGGACGAAAGCGTCCGGACTGACTCCACCGCTCTTTATCCTATCCCGTCCGAAAAGATCGAAGACGAAAGGACGCTGAACTATCGAGTTCCCCAGTTCCTCACAGTTCTTCCGGGCTTTCTCCAAAAGCTCGACCAGTCTGGAAGAACGGGAGAAAGTCAGCTCCGAAGGATCGGACATGTCTGACCGACCGGCCCCGGCCGCACCGCAACCGGTCAGGATCTCTCGAACCAGCCTCCCGACGTAGGTTCCATCCCTGCCCGAATGCTCGAAGTTCAACCCGCAGTGTCCGTCGGATGTCACTACTATCTGGAAGGACTTCTCGAACCATCGGTTCCTCCCCCCATCGAAGAGAAAATGCTTGGCTCCGTCACAGAGCTCCGGGCCGCAGTCGCCGTCCAAACAGAGGGCGAACAAAGCCCCCTCCAGGGAGGCAAGGGCACGGACATTTTCCTCGTCCATGCAGAGCTCCTTCCTGATCCTCGCGGCTCCATCTCTGTCGGGACAGGTCATCAGTCCTATGGGGAGCTCATCCTCTTTATCGTCTAGCCAAAGGGAATTCAGAACTCCGACGAGATCGTCGAAATCCCTAAGCTCCCCCTCCGGAGATATAAGCTCGACCAGAAAAAGTCGCCCTCTCACCAAGACGAGAGCGGATCGACCGGCAAGGCTTTCCGGATCTCCGACCATGACCCTGTCCTTGCCGGCAAAGGCTCCCCTGGAGGATCGGAACAAAGTGTCGTAACGATCCATACAGAGAGGCTCCCCTCTGAACTCGTCCGGAGTAATATCCCCCCGGTCTATACGTGAACAAAAGGAGGCCGCAGCCAAGGAGAGACGGGCGGCGATACGGAGAGGATCGTCTTCGGTGATCTCATCTCCGTCAAACAGGTAAAATGGATTGACGTGTACCGGCAGAGGCTCCCTCTGCTCTAGGTACCATCCTCTCCAATAGGGCAGAAGCTCCAGTATTTCGTCGTCGTCATTTCTGAGACGATTCAGCTCCCGCTGCAAAAGGGAGGCCGGCCCGGCGCAGAAGTCCATGACCGCCCTTCTTGAAAGATCCAACTCCCCCGTAGAAAGCAGTGGCTCCGCCCATGAAACCAATTTTTCCGCGCTGTCGTAAGGATCGTCGAAAGGCAGACGTCGAGACGAACCTTCCATAGCCGAACCGGACAAGACGATCACCTCCCCTTAATTAAAGGCCTAAGGCCTTGGATACCTTCGCCCTCACTTCTTCGTCTACCCAGGACGACCATACCTCGGGATGCTCTTTCAGGAACCACTCCGCCGCCTGGGGACTGCTCATACCCTCGGTATCCATGACGGCGAGAGCTTCGCTGGTCAGCTCTAAAGAGGTCTCGTACCTCTCTACGAAATCCCTGATCTCCGGCTCGGATTCCAGAAATGCACGGTTT contains:
- a CDS encoding HD-GYP domain-containing protein; the encoded protein is MAIYIASIDDLEPGMVVGRPIFGAGGIPLVTQGVPLSGALINAIRRQKIDQIYIKDDSDGPSETPQGLLSHELEREGRRKVEAIFSNAVEKMSLSVKDIEVLSDLLSSVMAELSKGGSLTMGSLKAVADMDKVTFDHCWSVAVLSLALYREAIEDGWLPLGTFQDGINMGLGAVLHDIGKLKVPLEILNKPGMLNEDEWEEMRLHPWHGLELVRNQPNVMPMARGIIIHHHQRLDGKGYGPRNRENILSGDRIPKIIRLASVADVYDAIATDRPYRPGYLPWEVLRTMRKSVGDALDAKAFSLLESMVVPFPVGCFVLLKRGEVCMVTRSDGPWGRVLALMAPLKGRALGDIFSFGVEDVLLGGSTLQGLAWRVKREFFSALREEDKRLDPSEWSVLSDWKGRFIKAFGR
- a CDS encoding HD domain-containing phosphohydrolase, whose product is MRHTKYLRSKGLLLLIVTTFGTILAMYPLDMFVRLDRILMDRYTDYLAPPEMKDRIILVLAQEPSFMELGGWPWPRSVHGRLLTQLHDARTVVLDMIFPEKSVSWQDRFLAEKVAEQGNCVVAYHLTEQNGTVDPVLPYRDLVLSAKSFGVANVIPDVDGLYRFLVPLWTVGERSQPSLPLAAAIAHGEEPLTISKEAGRATLMLGDRAFPINDGGGIWITHRPLEEIPVYEYSDVLAGRVPKDAFEDALVVVGVNAAGLGIQDTVSLYSQGVVRPIPGASFVALSIATLLDPGGIRSVPRRYETLLSVFSILCCGAIGLLAPPIWSWVVVSIMVIGTTTIPFILLSLWGLWLSPGTAVVLGLSSYLISVAYRLLGLSRSARMGALYSNLLASITFGAWKNGDIGKSPETVLDRVWPEIDKLTSIKLIRKHVSSRVVSEVMKRGEVISQDDGTSLVKLPGDSERYHMFIKPPSGWEGLVELGWTGEISEEDLGSAVAVVLTACWFSVALQREQQRAQAIQGAIKAIVAAVDAKDQDTRGHSDRVASLSRELAMAMDLSDDFVEELYLGATLHDVGKIGIPDAILQKPDKLTEEEYGRIKEHPSIGRDIMATVTLSEVAKKALLEHHEKLDGSGYPLGLKGEEISLAGRIVAVADTFDALSSRRSYKEGWDLKDILELFDRDSGTLFDPQVVEALHRIGPSWYERNHRDI
- a CDS encoding choline/carnitine O-acyltransferase; amino-acid sequence: MSGSAMEGSSRRLPFDDPYDSAEKLVSWAEPLLSTGELDLSRRAVMDFCAGPASLLQRELNRLRNDDDEILELLPYWRGWYLEQREPLPVHVNPFYLFDGDEITEDDPLRIAARLSLAAASFCSRIDRGDITPDEFRGEPLCMDRYDTLFRSSRGAFAGKDRVMVGDPESLAGRSALVLVRGRLFLVELISPEGELRDFDDLVGVLNSLWLDDKEDELPIGLMTCPDRDGAARIRKELCMDEENVRALASLEGALFALCLDGDCGPELCDGAKHFLFDGGRNRWFEKSFQIVVTSDGHCGLNFEHSGRDGTYVGRLVREILTGCGAAGAGRSDMSDPSELTFSRSSRLVELLEKARKNCEELGNSIVQRPFVFDLFGRDRIKSGGVSPDAFVQTAMLMAQKEIWDEWQSVYESVQLRRFEGGRTEGTRPLTAESAAFVDAFLSGKSDGETLKSLLQKAGEAHRDRIAQCMDGKGPEGHLSLLRRIWRERGDDLNIPKEPELYSSPAWRRLTRNVISSSTTRGDGLRLAGYGPVEPGGLSSRYLSRRGELIFHVASWKSDGDLADRYVASLKKALSEMEKIL